Proteins found in one Candidatus Nomurabacteria bacterium genomic segment:
- a CDS encoding ribonuclease HII gives MIGIDEVGRGSWAGPLVVCAARLNKPINGLKDSKLLSKKRREELFVHIEKNCDIGVGWVSADEIDDIGLSAALYYAAGCALAELSPTSEEVVIDGSIQLLPAYEASTVRIKADNTVPAVSAASIYAKVIRDNWMCSQDSIYDAYDFWHNVGYGTLRHRKAIEQYGITPLHRTSFSLPSRIV, from the coding sequence ATGATAGGCATAGATGAAGTGGGAAGAGGGTCATGGGCTGGCCCTCTTGTTGTGTGTGCTGCCCGTTTGAATAAGCCTATTAATGGTCTTAAAGACTCCAAGCTGCTTAGCAAAAAACGCCGCGAAGAGTTATTTGTACATATAGAAAAAAACTGTGACATTGGTGTAGGCTGGGTATCAGCCGATGAAATTGATGACATAGGGCTAAGCGCAGCGTTATATTATGCTGCAGGGTGCGCTTTAGCAGAGCTCAGCCCGACATCAGAAGAAGTAGTCATAGACGGTTCTATTCAGCTATTACCAGCCTATGAAGCGAGTACGGTGCGCATTAAGGCAGATAACACTGTACCAGCCGTGAGTGCGGCGAGTATTTACGCAAAAGTCATAAGAGACAACTGGATGTGCTCTCAAGATAGTATCTATGATGCGTATGATTTTTGGCACAATGTAGGTTACGGTACCTTAAGGCATCGAAAAGCGATAGAACAGTACGGTATAACACCCTTGCACAGAACTTCATTTTCGCTACCTAGTAGAATCGTCTGA
- a CDS encoding type II/IV secretion system protein, with protein sequence MQDENQARRLDEQTAQRQAHIVGVPYFDTSNVDIAIYKEAVSIEDIKKHKFVPLYVDANTMRFGITNTTPQAILQKLRQDHLDQRIEFYLISDSGYRDLLRKYDPPKQVIYDDINIGNTTNTEQVATISHTLGSVRADDMLAYVVKQAYQLHASDIHLETDRNEVRIRFRVDGVLHPIALLSIEKYRQLVSSLAVAANISTSSADAQTGHINKNYMLADGSNVEVNLRVETVPTVHGMDAVLRLFTLNTDLMQLHKLNLQPDELHIVKEVISHPNGLVLIVGPTGSGKTTTLYSILNELNSTERKLITLEDPVEYNIKGVTQIPVDSRQVKTGFAEKFRAVLRLDPDVVMVGEIRDNDTAKTALQSALTGHLVLSTYHAGSAAASLTRMLDAISENPLFASAIRVIMAQRLIRRLDDTTKQPYTPDASTIAWLKKIIDTLPTRIEKPNLDNVQLYKAVPSATSPFGYSGQFAVRELLLMTPTVEAELKKPIREITERSIQQVAIQDGMTTMLQEGVLRALAGETTIEEISRVLV encoded by the coding sequence ATGCAAGACGAAAACCAAGCAAGACGTCTAGACGAACAGACTGCACAGCGCCAAGCACATATCGTTGGGGTCCCATATTTTGATACTTCAAATGTAGATATTGCAATTTATAAAGAAGCAGTCAGTATAGAAGACATAAAAAAACATAAATTCGTACCCTTGTATGTAGACGCGAATACGATGCGTTTTGGTATTACCAATACGACACCTCAAGCTATTTTGCAAAAACTGCGCCAAGATCATCTAGACCAAAGAATAGAGTTTTACTTAATTTCTGACAGTGGGTATCGTGATTTATTACGAAAATACGACCCACCCAAACAAGTTATTTACGATGATATTAATATTGGTAATACTACAAATACTGAGCAAGTAGCTACAATTTCCCATACACTCGGCTCGGTGCGGGCAGATGATATGCTCGCATACGTTGTAAAGCAAGCATATCAGCTTCACGCGTCTGATATACATCTAGAGACAGATCGAAATGAAGTTCGTATCCGGTTTAGGGTTGATGGCGTGTTGCACCCAATTGCCTTGCTCAGTATAGAAAAATATCGGCAATTAGTATCAAGTCTCGCTGTAGCAGCAAACATATCTACCAGTTCGGCAGATGCTCAAACTGGACACATAAATAAGAATTATATGCTTGCCGATGGTTCTAATGTAGAAGTAAACCTGCGTGTAGAAACGGTACCGACTGTACATGGTATGGACGCAGTTCTGCGGTTGTTCACGTTAAATACAGACCTTATGCAATTGCATAAATTGAACCTTCAACCAGACGAGCTACATATAGTCAAAGAAGTAATTAGCCATCCTAATGGCCTTGTACTGATTGTTGGTCCAACCGGTTCAGGTAAAACTACTACGTTGTATAGCATTCTAAATGAACTCAATAGTACTGAACGGAAATTAATAACACTCGAAGACCCAGTTGAATACAATATCAAAGGGGTAACCCAGATACCGGTTGATTCTCGGCAGGTTAAAACAGGTTTTGCTGAAAAGTTCCGGGCGGTGCTACGGCTCGACCCAGATGTTGTTATGGTTGGAGAAATTCGTGATAATGACACAGCAAAAACCGCTTTACAATCGGCCTTAACGGGTCATTTAGTGCTTTCTACCTACCATGCTGGTTCGGCTGCAGCCTCGCTTACTCGCATGCTAGACGCTATTTCAGAAAACCCACTATTTGCCTCTGCCATACGAGTAATTATGGCCCAACGACTCATACGTCGCTTAGACGACACAACAAAACAGCCATATACACCTGATGCGTCTACGATTGCATGGTTGAAAAAAATTATTGACACATTACCAACTAGAATAGAAAAACCAAATCTAGACAATGTGCAACTATATAAAGCAGTACCAAGCGCTACATCTCCTTTTGGGTATAGCGGCCAATTTGCAGTGAGAGAGTTGTTGCTCATGACCCCAACAGTCGAAGCTGAACTAAAAAAGCCTATTAGAGAAATTACAGAGCGTAGTATTCAGCAAGTAGCTATCCAAGATGGTATGACCACCATGCTACAAGAGGGCGTGTTGCGAGCGCTTGCAGGCGAAACTACAATAGAAGAAATCAGTCGCGTACTTGTCTAG
- a CDS encoding TrmH family RNA methyltransferase, which produces MIPIALILDNIRSTYNVGSILRTADCFGVQEIFFSGYTPYPISKADRRMPHIAKKLHEQIAKTALGAESTLPFSVFDTIATAIDAAQSAGYKIIGIEQDTNSIPLDSYSFTQPSALILGNELDGVNTWTKSRCDVILEIEQYGTKESLNVANAAAIALYTTRTKT; this is translated from the coding sequence ATGATCCCTATTGCCCTTATATTGGATAATATTCGGAGTACCTACAATGTTGGGAGCATACTCCGTACAGCCGATTGCTTTGGCGTACAAGAAATCTTCTTTAGCGGCTATACTCCGTATCCTATCAGTAAGGCAGACCGGCGCATGCCTCATATAGCTAAAAAACTTCATGAGCAAATTGCAAAAACAGCACTCGGGGCTGAATCTACACTGCCTTTTAGCGTATTTGATACGATAGCAACAGCCATCGACGCAGCCCAATCAGCCGGGTATAAGATTATTGGTATAGAACAAGATACAAACAGTATACCGTTAGATTCGTACAGCTTCACCCAGCCAAGTGCTCTTATCCTTGGGAATGAGCTTGATGGTGTTAATACATGGACGAAATCTCGCTGTGATGTCATACTAGAGATTGAGCAGTACGGTACAAAAGAATCACTTAACGTCGCAAACGCAGCCGCAATCGCACTGTATACGACACGAACAAAAACATAA
- a CDS encoding NADP-dependent malic enzyme has protein sequence MCTIDTSMNIYEEALRAHKKARGKLAIVSKVPLKSRHDLSIYYSPGVAAVSERLAKHPSETPLYTNTHNSVAVVSDGTSVLGLGNIGPEGALPVMEGKAILFKHYAGIDAIPIVLNTQDPDAIIETVVAIAPSFGGINLEDIAAPQCFYIEDELKKRLSIPIMHDDQHGTAVVVLAGLINATRYVKKDLSACKVVLVGAGAAGIAIAKLLTQYAQPTIVAVDSKGVITTSRSDLTPEKQMLAQLSKNDGSTSLEQAIKGSDIFIGVSRSGLLTEAMVRTMAENPIIFALANPEPEILPTVAKAAGAAVVATGRSDYPNQVNNVLAFPGLFRGALDTHSAITDAHKMAAAEALAALVTHPTADAIIPSPFDRHVADNVAAVFKKR, from the coding sequence ATGTGTACAATAGATACAAGCATGAACATATACGAAGAAGCACTCCGTGCGCATAAAAAAGCTCGTGGCAAACTCGCCATTGTATCTAAAGTACCATTAAAGTCACGGCACGATTTAAGCATTTATTACAGCCCAGGTGTCGCTGCTGTTTCTGAAAGGTTAGCGAAGCATCCTTCAGAAACCCCACTGTATACCAATACTCATAACTCGGTCGCGGTCGTGTCAGATGGCACAAGTGTACTAGGACTTGGCAACATAGGACCCGAGGGTGCCCTGCCCGTTATGGAAGGAAAAGCTATCTTGTTTAAGCATTATGCAGGTATCGATGCCATACCTATCGTGCTAAACACGCAAGACCCAGACGCAATTATAGAAACAGTCGTTGCCATAGCGCCAAGCTTTGGTGGTATAAATTTAGAAGATATTGCTGCTCCACAGTGTTTTTATATAGAAGATGAACTTAAAAAGCGTCTTTCGATACCCATTATGCACGATGATCAACACGGTACTGCTGTAGTTGTGTTAGCTGGGCTCATTAATGCGACACGCTATGTTAAGAAAGACCTTAGTGCTTGTAAGGTTGTTCTTGTTGGTGCTGGAGCGGCTGGAATCGCTATTGCTAAACTGCTCACACAATACGCTCAACCAACAATTGTAGCGGTAGATAGCAAAGGAGTTATAACTACTTCTAGGTCAGACTTAACTCCAGAAAAACAGATGCTAGCACAATTATCTAAAAATGATGGATCTACTAGTTTAGAACAAGCTATTAAAGGCAGTGATATATTTATTGGCGTTTCACGCAGTGGTTTGTTAACTGAAGCTATGGTGCGTACTATGGCAGAGAATCCTATTATATTTGCACTTGCCAACCCAGAGCCAGAAATTTTACCTACTGTGGCAAAAGCCGCTGGAGCGGCTGTCGTGGCAACTGGGCGAAGCGACTACCCAAATCAAGTCAATAATGTCTTGGCATTTCCTGGCTTGTTCAGGGGAGCGTTAGACACACATAGTGCTATTACAGATGCACATAAAATGGCGGCGGCCGAAGCATTAGCTGCACTGGTGACTCACCCTACTGCAGATGCCATTATTCCTAGCCCATTTGATCGCCATGTCGCCGATAATGTAGCGGCAGTATTTAAAAAGCGCTAG
- a CDS encoding ATP-dependent Clp protease ATP-binding subunit: MQEFLNHLTDNALMSLKHADHVARTQGSAYVGTEHILLGVLAQDNSVASKILTTAGVSYERAQLALNLTPKNLVINLGAKGLSETAKLALKVSWDYAQDYGQDMCGTEHIVFSILQQKNSRATVLLRDMNINTDKLLNSFDDFLQKQQFDSDQSRKRTATKSRRKGGKSVLDVFGSDLTALAAEDKLDPVVGREDAIKRTITILNRRSKNNPVLIGEPGVGKTAVVEGLAQRIVAEEVPDSLLEKRIVVLDLAAMIAGTKYRGEFEERLKKVMDELMADRKIIIFIDEMHLLVGAGAAEGAIDAGNILKPALARAKIQVIGATTTSEYHKHIEKDAALERRFQPVVIPPTTTTETLAILKGLKKHYEDYHGVRISDATIEDAVYFADRYISDRYMPDKAIDLLDEAAALLRVDKGKTPKEYRQLIKEIRLFTVRRDDAVEQEDYEKAAKYKQRISAAQARLDELKSKLGKHKRLELSGDDIARVVHQATSIPLTKLMRQEAKNLLKLESHLGRYVIGQEEAINAIARAIRRNRSGVGSEKRPIGTFMCMGPTGVGKTELARVLAREFFGKEDALIKIDMSEFGERHTVARLVGAPAGYVGYEEGGQLTDKIRRQPYSLVLFDEIEKAHPEVFNMLLQIFEDGELTDAKGRKVSFRNTIIMLTSNIGAKLLQKEVNLGFASKANDKSVDELHAENSEKVKEELKKHMRPELINRIDKIIVFKALNKQAVRKIIDVQINELAQRLQRQKIGIHLSAAAKNWLLKKGYDVHNGVRPMRRAIQDEIEDPVADNILDGTFTAGDVITVTTDKKLLTFSVIHE; this comes from the coding sequence ATGCAAGAATTTCTGAACCACCTGACTGATAATGCCCTTATGAGCCTAAAACATGCTGATCATGTTGCACGTACGCAAGGTTCGGCATATGTCGGCACTGAACACATACTTCTGGGAGTATTGGCTCAAGACAATTCAGTAGCTTCTAAAATACTCACCACAGCAGGCGTTTCCTATGAGAGAGCCCAGCTAGCCCTTAACCTAACTCCTAAAAATCTCGTCATTAATCTTGGTGCGAAAGGTCTCAGCGAAACCGCTAAATTAGCACTCAAGGTGAGCTGGGATTACGCACAAGATTACGGCCAAGACATGTGTGGGACCGAGCACATTGTGTTTAGTATTTTGCAACAAAAAAATTCACGTGCGACAGTACTGCTTAGAGATATGAATATCAATACTGATAAATTGTTGAATTCTTTTGATGACTTTTTGCAGAAGCAGCAGTTTGATTCAGACCAATCTCGCAAACGCACGGCAACTAAGTCACGTCGCAAAGGTGGTAAAAGTGTTCTCGATGTATTTGGGAGTGACCTGACGGCTCTCGCAGCTGAAGATAAGCTAGATCCGGTTGTTGGTAGAGAAGACGCTATAAAACGTACCATCACGATATTAAACCGCAGGAGTAAAAATAACCCTGTTTTGATTGGAGAACCTGGGGTTGGTAAAACAGCCGTCGTAGAAGGCCTTGCTCAAAGAATTGTTGCAGAAGAGGTACCTGACAGCTTACTAGAAAAACGCATTGTTGTATTAGACTTAGCTGCCATGATTGCCGGTACCAAATACCGTGGTGAGTTTGAAGAGCGCCTAAAAAAGGTTATGGACGAGCTAATGGCAGATAGAAAAATTATTATATTTATTGATGAGATGCACCTTCTCGTTGGCGCTGGGGCGGCAGAAGGAGCTATTGATGCAGGGAATATACTTAAACCTGCGCTTGCGCGTGCCAAAATACAAGTCATCGGCGCCACGACGACGAGCGAGTATCATAAACATATAGAAAAAGATGCTGCGCTCGAACGACGTTTTCAACCTGTCGTTATACCACCGACCACTACCACAGAAACGCTCGCAATCTTAAAAGGGCTTAAAAAACACTACGAAGATTACCATGGTGTTCGTATTTCTGATGCAACGATAGAAGACGCGGTATATTTTGCCGATAGATACATAAGTGATCGCTATATGCCGGATAAGGCAATTGATTTGCTTGATGAAGCAGCCGCATTATTGCGCGTAGATAAAGGCAAAACACCTAAAGAATATCGTCAACTTATAAAAGAAATACGCTTATTTACTGTTCGTCGTGATGATGCAGTAGAGCAAGAAGATTACGAAAAAGCCGCAAAATATAAACAACGTATTAGTGCGGCACAGGCACGTCTTGATGAACTAAAAAGCAAGCTGGGCAAGCATAAGCGACTAGAACTTAGCGGTGATGACATTGCGAGGGTAGTACATCAAGCAACGTCGATTCCGCTTACAAAACTCATGCGTCAAGAGGCGAAAAATCTTCTAAAATTAGAATCACACCTCGGCCGCTATGTAATTGGGCAAGAAGAGGCAATTAATGCTATTGCACGGGCTATACGAAGAAATCGTTCTGGTGTAGGGAGTGAAAAAAGACCAATCGGTACATTTATGTGCATGGGTCCAACAGGTGTAGGGAAAACTGAGCTTGCGCGTGTCCTGGCACGAGAGTTTTTTGGGAAAGAAGATGCACTGATTAAAATTGATATGAGTGAATTTGGTGAGCGCCACACAGTGGCACGTTTAGTTGGCGCCCCAGCTGGTTATGTAGGGTACGAAGAAGGTGGTCAGTTAACTGATAAAATTCGTCGCCAACCGTATAGCCTTGTGTTATTTGATGAGATAGAAAAAGCGCACCCTGAAGTATTTAATATGCTTCTGCAGATTTTTGAAGACGGCGAACTCACAGATGCAAAAGGTCGTAAGGTGAGCTTTAGGAATACGATTATCATGCTTACGAGTAATATTGGTGCTAAGTTGTTGCAAAAAGAGGTTAACCTTGGCTTTGCCAGCAAGGCAAATGATAAATCTGTCGATGAACTCCATGCCGAAAATAGCGAAAAAGTAAAAGAAGAACTGAAAAAGCATATGCGTCCAGAGCTTATTAATCGTATAGATAAAATAATCGTCTTTAAAGCGCTCAACAAACAAGCTGTGCGTAAAATTATTGATGTTCAAATTAATGAATTAGCCCAACGTTTGCAGCGCCAAAAAATTGGCATACACTTAAGCGCAGCTGCCAAAAACTGGCTACTAAAAAAAGGCTACGATGTACACAACGGAGTACGCCCTATGCGCAGAGCCATTCAAGATGAAATCGAAGATCCAGTGGCGGATAATATATTAGACGGAACTTTTACGGCAGGTGACGTAATAACTGTTACTACAGATAA
- the rplS gene encoding 50S ribosomal protein L19, producing the protein MQSVIQAIESKYKKPQVVDVRTGDSVKVHQKIKEGAKERVQVFEGLVIRTDRKNSLTSSITVRRLASGIGVEKSFIIHSPNVLKVEVTKRSKVRRNYLSYMRVRTGKSARLTSVDFDKRAVNTIHDAQAEAAEAKIHAEAEADHEAAAQAEAAEATAETKKFEEVAKDRAND; encoded by the coding sequence ATGCAAAGTGTCATACAAGCTATTGAGTCAAAGTATAAAAAACCCCAAGTTGTTGACGTAAGAACCGGCGACAGTGTTAAGGTACATCAAAAAATTAAAGAAGGCGCAAAAGAGCGTGTTCAGGTATTTGAAGGTCTTGTCATAAGAACTGATCGTAAGAATAGTCTCACCAGTAGTATTACTGTAAGAAGGCTTGCGAGCGGTATTGGTGTAGAAAAATCATTCATCATACACAGCCCAAACGTTTTAAAAGTAGAGGTCACCAAACGAAGTAAAGTACGTCGTAACTATTTAAGCTACATGCGTGTTCGTACTGGTAAATCTGCAAGACTGACAAGTGTAGATTTTGATAAACGAGCGGTCAATACCATACATGATGCACAGGCAGAAGCTGCCGAGGCAAAAATACATGCCGAAGCAGAAGCCGATCACGAAGCAGCTGCACAAGCCGAAGCCGCCGAAGCAACAGCAGAGACAAAGAAGTTTGAAGAAGTAGCCAAAGATCGCGCTAACGACTAG
- the nusA gene encoding transcription termination/antitermination protein NusA, translating to MDIETKQLVMAVRTIAEEKNLPEDVVQEAIEQALAAAWRRDFGDKDQEVRSVININDGSVTVFITKTVVDNVTNEHLEISLKDAQAIRKDVALDETVEIEEKVENFGRVAAQTAKQVILQRLREAEREVVLAEFEDKIHTVLNAIVTRIEGRMVRIEINRAQGILPPSEQIQGERYHPGQRLKVYLKDVERGFKGAQLVVSRGCPEFIEHLFRNEVPEMEGGAVEIKGIAREAGVRTKIAVASNLPGVDPVGTFVGGHGTRVQAVMSEIGEQEKIDIVVFASDTKEYIINALSPTKVVSVELNENAKKAKVTVEEDQLSIAIGRSGQNVRLASRLTGYDIDVVGDKPAAAEVPEKKDTVVGASNAPKLKKKSDLESSLLEAIEEHGE from the coding sequence ATGGATATCGAGACAAAACAATTAGTGATGGCAGTTCGAACAATTGCCGAAGAAAAGAACTTACCAGAAGATGTCGTACAAGAGGCTATAGAACAAGCATTAGCAGCTGCATGGCGCCGAGATTTTGGTGACAAAGACCAAGAAGTGCGGTCTGTGATTAATATCAATGATGGTTCCGTAACAGTATTTATTACAAAAACTGTAGTAGATAATGTAACGAATGAGCACTTAGAAATTTCACTCAAAGACGCACAGGCAATTCGTAAAGATGTCGCTCTTGATGAAACGGTAGAGATAGAAGAAAAGGTAGAAAACTTTGGACGGGTGGCTGCCCAAACGGCAAAACAAGTCATACTACAACGATTACGTGAAGCCGAGCGAGAAGTTGTATTGGCTGAATTCGAAGACAAAATCCACACCGTTCTAAATGCTATCGTAACTCGCATTGAGGGTCGGATGGTTCGAATTGAGATTAATCGTGCTCAGGGAATCTTACCACCGAGCGAACAAATACAAGGAGAGCGTTACCATCCGGGCCAACGTCTGAAGGTGTATCTAAAAGACGTTGAGCGTGGTTTTAAAGGTGCCCAACTGGTAGTAAGCCGTGGTTGTCCTGAATTTATTGAACATTTGTTTCGGAACGAAGTACCTGAAATGGAAGGTGGCGCTGTAGAAATTAAAGGCATAGCTCGCGAAGCAGGTGTACGAACTAAAATAGCCGTTGCCAGTAATTTGCCAGGTGTTGACCCAGTGGGAACTTTTGTTGGTGGTCATGGGACGCGTGTACAAGCAGTTATGAGTGAAATTGGTGAACAAGAAAAAATTGATATCGTAGTTTTTGCAAGCGATACCAAGGAGTACATTATTAATGCTCTTAGCCCAACCAAAGTCGTAAGCGTTGAACTTAACGAAAATGCGAAAAAGGCCAAAGTAACTGTAGAAGAAGACCAACTATCGATAGCGATTGGCAGAAGTGGCCAAAACGTACGACTTGCCAGTAGGCTCACTGGGTATGATATTGATGTTGTAGGAGATAAGCCAGCAGCTGCTGAAGTACCAGAAAAGAAAGACACTGTCGTCGGAGCCTCTAACGCTCCTAAACTCAAGAAAAAAAGTGATTTAGAGTCTAGTCTCCTTGAGGCAATCGAAGAACACGGCGAATAA
- a CDS encoding YraN family protein, translated as MNTTQVGRQAEQAAVQWLLQNGYQIIDQNWQTRWCEIDIITKKANVIFFVEVRYRRNDAWGDGIDSITPRKLQQMQFAAELWLTQAKWSHDASLCAMAVAGQPPVVSAFIEL; from the coding sequence ATGAACACGACACAAGTAGGACGCCAAGCTGAACAGGCTGCCGTACAATGGTTGCTGCAGAATGGGTATCAAATAATTGATCAAAACTGGCAAACTCGTTGGTGTGAAATTGATATTATCACTAAAAAAGCAAACGTTATATTTTTTGTAGAAGTACGATATCGTCGGAATGATGCTTGGGGCGATGGCATAGACTCAATCACACCTAGGAAATTGCAGCAAATGCAATTTGCAGCAGAGCTTTGGTTAACACAGGCTAAGTGGAGTCACGATGCATCGTTATGCGCTATGGCGGTGGCTGGTCAGCCACCCGTAGTCAGTGCTTTTATAGAGCTGTAG
- a CDS encoding M1 family metallopeptidase has protein sequence MTDVARLYREFTPTHYDVHLTLDATLLRFSGTVTVFGDRKKSSPHIRLHVKDLQIIGVTVDSTACDFSINEDILDIHIPNIKKTSISATVHFSGTITKAMHGIYPAYTNDGSVILGTQFESHHAREAFPCIDEPEAKATFALQITTHEPIVLSNMPQQTSHQNTDDSTTFIFETTPVMSSYLVAFVCGNLQKVSTQTENGTEITVWSSKDHDIESLVFPLEVAVKTTEFFNEYFGVAYPLPKCDHVALPDFSSGAMENWGLITYREIALIADPDTISTSAKEYIATVIAHEISHQWFGNLVTMQWWDDLWLNESFATLMEYLVIDAIYPEWNVMLSFAAHDALSAFRRDVLPGVQPVATPVHHPDAISTLFDPSIVYAKGARLLYMAYHVVGDRNFKKGLRNYFKHHAYQNTVGADLWNALGAASGIDVASIMHGWITQSGFPYIKITPVDDTTLSVEQHQLTTTMHTSEKLWSIPLWSSDNSALDILDTKRKLVHVQKPHTRFNIYGGHYVPYYTSDATRLAIYDDVKHHRISPDARLLLLHDPLLLARCGVGSLTDALTSLSYYVNETEQSVWSVISLVIGDTRLMIEGNETAESSLKKLTYRLIEKQYTRLGLVSKVTDTNNDKKLRSIIAGLAIYSEEPDVIKTATKIFNDCDDFEALPVDTRSAILTAVIKSGDKAMFDSFLTAYPATKNGDIQLDIAGALCATKDTTRIKKLISRLKDQQFVRLQDLDRFLVYLLRNQASRASAWQWLVTNWHWITEVFAQDKSYDNYPRYSAAVFSTQEWLNTYAEHFTPLADIPSLARNIDLGTKDITAKIEWRQRDQKAVESWLSTAL, from the coding sequence TTGACTGATGTAGCCCGACTATATCGTGAATTTACCCCAACTCATTATGATGTTCATTTAACTCTAGATGCGACACTCCTAAGATTTAGTGGCACCGTTACCGTATTTGGTGATAGAAAAAAAAGTTCGCCCCATATACGGCTTCATGTGAAAGATTTGCAAATCATAGGTGTAACAGTTGATAGTACCGCCTGCGATTTTTCTATCAACGAAGACATTCTAGATATTCACATACCAAACATTAAAAAAACAAGTATATCTGCGACAGTACATTTTAGCGGCACTATAACAAAAGCAATGCACGGTATTTACCCAGCATACACAAATGATGGTTCGGTTATCCTCGGCACCCAGTTTGAAAGCCACCATGCACGTGAAGCGTTCCCTTGTATAGATGAACCAGAAGCTAAAGCTACGTTCGCATTACAAATAACGACACATGAACCAATTGTGCTGAGTAATATGCCCCAGCAAACAAGTCATCAGAATACAGATGATTCAACAACCTTTATTTTTGAAACGACTCCAGTGATGAGTAGTTACTTAGTTGCATTTGTGTGTGGTAATCTGCAGAAAGTTTCTACACAAACAGAAAACGGCACAGAAATTACAGTTTGGTCTAGTAAAGATCACGACATAGAATCACTGGTCTTCCCACTAGAAGTAGCGGTAAAAACCACCGAGTTTTTTAATGAATATTTTGGGGTGGCATATCCGTTACCAAAATGTGATCATGTGGCGCTTCCGGATTTTAGTAGTGGCGCCATGGAAAATTGGGGTCTCATCACCTACCGTGAAATCGCCCTTATTGCTGACCCAGACACCATATCAACCTCAGCTAAAGAATATATAGCAACGGTGATTGCACATGAAATATCGCATCAGTGGTTTGGTAATCTCGTGACGATGCAGTGGTGGGATGATCTGTGGCTGAACGAAAGTTTTGCCACACTTATGGAGTACTTAGTGATAGACGCTATATACCCAGAGTGGAACGTTATGTTAAGCTTTGCTGCCCACGATGCTCTGAGCGCATTTAGACGCGACGTATTGCCTGGTGTGCAACCAGTAGCCACACCTGTACACCACCCCGATGCAATTAGCACACTTTTTGACCCTTCTATCGTATATGCCAAGGGCGCACGATTGTTATATATGGCCTATCACGTTGTGGGCGATCGTAATTTTAAAAAAGGTCTACGAAACTATTTTAAACATCATGCCTACCAAAACACTGTTGGCGCAGACCTGTGGAATGCGCTCGGCGCTGCAAGTGGTATAGATGTTGCTTCCATTATGCACGGTTGGATTACCCAGTCAGGATTCCCGTACATAAAAATTACACCGGTAGATGATACCACACTCAGTGTAGAACAACATCAGCTGACAACCACAATGCATACATCTGAAAAACTGTGGTCAATACCGCTATGGTCTTCAGACAACTCAGCGCTCGATATTCTCGATACAAAACGCAAACTGGTGCATGTACAAAAACCACATACTCGGTTTAACATATACGGTGGACATTATGTGCCATACTACACGTCTGATGCAACAAGATTGGCAATTTATGACGATGTCAAACATCATCGCATCTCACCAGATGCACGTTTATTGTTATTGCATGACCCACTACTATTAGCCCGCTGTGGTGTTGGTTCACTTACAGATGCCTTGACTTCTCTGAGTTATTACGTAAACGAGACCGAACAGTCTGTGTGGAGTGTGATTAGTCTTGTTATCGGTGACACAAGACTCATGATAGAGGGTAACGAAACAGCAGAGTCGTCTCTAAAAAAACTTACATACCGTTTAATAGAGAAGCAGTATACTCGTTTAGGGCTCGTGTCTAAAGTAACCGATACCAATAATGACAAGAAACTTCGCAGCATTATTGCAGGCTTAGCTATATACTCAGAAGAACCTGATGTCATTAAAACAGCAACGAAAATATTTAATGATTGCGATGATTTTGAAGCTCTACCAGTTGACACTCGATCAGCAATTCTAACAGCGGTTATTAAATCTGGTGACAAAGCGATGTTTGATTCATTCCTTACTGCCTACCCAGCAACTAAAAATGGTGATATACAACTTGATATTGCTGGTGCTCTATGTGCTACAAAAGATACCACTCGTATCAAAAAACTGATTAGCCGGCTTAAAGATCAGCAATTTGTTAGATTACAAGATCTTGATAGGTTTTTGGTATATCTTTTACGCAATCAGGCAAGCCGTGCCAGCGCATGGCAGTGGCTGGTTACCAACTGGCATTGGATTACAGAAGTATTCGCCCAAGATAAATCGTATGATAACTATCCACGTTACAGTGCTGCCGTCTTTTCTACACAAGAGTGGCTTAATACTTACGCTGAACACTTTACACCACTAGCGGATATCCCTTCATTGGCCCGTAATATAGATTTAGGCACCAAAGATATTACTGCTAAAATAGAGTGGCGTCAGCGCGATCAAAAAGCAGTAGAGTCGTGGCTTTCTACAGCTCTATAA